The genomic window ACAGATTAGGAAAAGACCACTGGTGTTTTGGTCCACGATTTGACATGTCGGTACTGTCTTGGGGAAAAACGTTTGATCGTCTTGTATTCCACACGCCTTCGTACCGCTTCAGCTTCTTGCGGACCAGAAAACTGGGATTATAGGAGCAACTTGGAAATAAGTCAACATACTCTTGCCGGTTTAAGAGTGGAAGACGATTGAAGTCGTAAAGgctgtattttttttgcaaCGATGTATTGTCTCTTTTTCCCGCATGAACGGGAATCATTGATTCGTGAGTGTAAGGATACGTGGATAAATATTTCGAGGTTATTATTTCAAATGTCGCATTGTTGTAGGACCAATACACCGCTAGATGAGCGGCGCCAGAACCTTGCTTCATTAAAGCCTCGACGTAATATTTCTTCCCAGCGAAGAGAGTGAATTCTTTAGAAATTTGTTCTGGATATTTTTTGTAGTCCCCTTCTTCGGTCCACGCCGACTGTCGAGGAGAATAAACACGTGCAATCATCTCACTGGAACCAGGGTCCTCATTTTGACTCAACCATAACTCAGATGTGTCATCTGATGATATGGCAAACTTATAGTCACCGTGTACTGCAGGATGAATGAATCCAAAAACTCTCTCTCCGTTATTTTTAGAACCACGTGCGTGAACATCATGAAAATCTGAGATGTACGAACGTGCGTCGGGAAAGTAAGGAAAATGAGGCCAATTCCTTAACATTTCGACCGTCGTTCCACATATCTCAGTCCACATGTGGACTTCAAGGCGTCCTGGTGGTCTTGAAACAACATTCATAACTTGTACCTTGTCAGTAGTAACTGCCGCCGTCATCGGTGCTGTTGTCAAGTTAATGCTTCCTGTCGTTGGAATTTCGGCCATTATCGTCTGATTCCAGATTTGTTTCGTTGCTGAGGCTGTAGATAATAAATTATGTTCGTTGGCCGAAAATGAATAGGAAAGTCTTCTTGAAGGCGAAAGCAGCATTAGATAACCAATAAAAGGTAAACTTGCCACAATCGCACCCACAGTAAGACGACGTTTGCTGAATAACCTTCTTCCAAAAATCCGCCAAAGAGCCATCAGTGCACCTTCGTTACTGACTTGCTTTAGAAACGAAGCTTAGACGAGCTTGGTTTTATGTCTTCGAAACGTAACCGGATCCGTTACATTCACTTCACACTCTATCATTACTTGGTTACTACGTGAACCGCAACAAGATTTCGAAAAAACTTTTGTAAACAAAGGTGAACTAGAtggataaaaagaaacaagaaagcaaaaatttgtcaacaatCAAATTGTTCGTTTGCCACGGTATTTGAGGCGgtatttctttgatttgttaGTAAGTCTATTTCGATTGGTGACTACATCTACATTTCTAATCACCTCAGCAACTCCCAAATATTGTCCAAACATTGTAATAATTAGCATATAATATTCTCCAAGTACCTACAACTTTGCGATAAAATATAATGAGTCTATATTAGAAGTGCAGAAAGATACCAAATGTTTAAAGCGGAGTATTTCGTTATCCATAACAACGGAACTTCAACAACGATGATCAAGAAGGAAAGGTGAAAGTTCTAGGCTCGTTTTTTAAGGATATTTATTAGGTCCTCAGAATGGCCAACATTCAGAGTCCTAGATATTGACTAGCTCGAGTGTCTCTTTAAAATTCACGAAGCTTTTCGCGCATGataattgaattttaatcatcCTCTTTATTCCACAAGTAGTTTTTTTAAGATGATTTGTTAAGCCTTTGTCTCTTTAAGAGGGATTCTTTTCCTTCAGCTGCGTTtgagtttttgtttattttgttgaccaTTTGCTACACCTTAACTAAGTGAACAACTTTGCCGAATAGGTGTCTCTTAGCTTAATCTTCTGATTAGTCAGTGACTAGCGGAGAATTTCAAGCGTCACTCAAGGTCATCACTTAGTCGAAGTCTACGACCCGTGTTTTGCTTATTTGAGACTCTAATAAACATGATCACGAATGTGATGATACAATTCTTCATGACATGATACGCTTCTTCACGTACCTGTTGACCTGTGATTAGCGTTCTGTATTCGCgggcatcatcatcatcattattatcattagtatAATTGTTTTCCTCCATCAATACAAAGTTCTACAAAGGCAAAATTGAAGTACTTAAGTGTCTAGCTTTAAAATAACATGTTAACAGGATGAAGAGCAAGTCGCGTGATGCCGATTGAGCAGATTTAACATGTCTGAACACGTCAGTAATGGAGTCAAATGACATCAATCTTTGTCTGGCAATATGGatgttttatgaaaatttgattCACGTACGTTAAGGAATCGACTTATGAAGTTGATTAGATAAAGTTAACTTGTCTATCGTTAACTATTAACCTTACGCTTCCTATCGGCTTCGAGAGCCGAttttggcaaaatttccgcacagccccatactttaTCGTGCATTCATATATGGGGCTTcattattcagtgtatcactAATAAGATGTACatacataatgaaaaaaaattcagttgatCAGTGATGAGCAAGTGGGCGGCGATGCATCCTTCTATCATAGCTATAAAGTAGAGCTAAGAATGACTAATTTTTTCGCTTCCTATCATTCGTTGCCAATTTCACTTGGCCTTCAGATAAATGAAGACTATTTTGATTGTAAGGGAAAGAAGTGTACGCCCGATCTTACCTTAAAAAGTCACTTCAGCAGAGGTCCAACACTGAAATAAAGGTTTACCTggcttaaacaaaacaaagtttcCCATTagaaaattatctttcattACTAATCGATCGAAGAGCGACCAAAGGTCGGACATGATATCATCGGCAATAACGCTTTCGTATGGCGTGATATGATCCAGCCGTTGAGACCACACGCGGCCCAAGCTCTAGCtttgagatgatcatcttgcacaataaccgtcataaggaaagaaaagcccttactgatattgatccagcCCGGAGATcttcttatgtacgttgaaaacctcgaaatggacaactggttaaaatgggttcttttcatcaaagtaaacagtcagataacaagtgatacgctgtgaaagtaaggtgaggtatttttattgagaatttgacgtattgttttattctttagAGCAGTCGTAAATATCCTCATACAAACGCTGTAACTGTTATTGTgaaagatgatcatctcacagctggagcttgggccgcgTATGGTGAAACCGGCGTAGCGTGATGAATAAGGGCTTGTTTACATGGAAGttggggaccccaggtaggtgaaaCAGGGTTATGTTTACATTTtctacatttcttagccgtcccatacagataacaagtgatacgctgtgaaagtaaatattctcatacaaacgCTATAACTGTTACTGTGTAAGATGattatctcacagctggagcttgggccgcgTGTGGTGAAACCGGCATAGCGTGATGAATAAGGGCTTGTTTACATGGAAGTTAGGGACCCAGGTAGGTGAAACACGAGTGTGTTTACATTTtctacatttcttagccgtcccaTGCAGAGTTAAAACGTGAAAACACAATTGTTTACGTCCTCTCAGCAATGAAACCTTGACGTTGATTCAGTCACGGTTTTACTTTGAACTCTACATTCACATGTTATGCCGAAGTGAACTATAAACGAAAatcttggagaaaaaaaattacgttttTTCGGCAACGTTTTACCACACGTCGCCGTAGTGACATCTTAAGGCTGGTTTTCACTTGCGACGGAGTCGTAGTCGGAGTCGTAATCAGAAGCGTAGAGCCATACGATCTAGTGAGAATCAAACTGATGGAGTCGGAAGCAGAACACCGACTCTGCCTATGACTCCGTCGCTTACGATCTAGTCAAAACTGCATCGTCGGAGTCGGAAGCGGAAGCGGAAgaataaaccaatcacaatgctCGATTGAAGGCCCGCGAAAGTACAAATTTTGGCGCCAAAGACAACATGGCGGACGAAGAGCAACTTGTGCTTTGGCTCTTATTAATCATTATTTTGCGCAGGCAGAGACAGTACAGGATTAATATCGTTCGAAAAAGAAAGTGATTTTGGGTTCGTGATATCTATCGACGTCGAGCAGCTTTGGGAGAGTATGCTAACCTCATCAGCGAACTACGGCTTCGTGATCGTGAATTCTACTTTCGGTAGTTTTCGAGTATTTTAACCGTTTAATTTCGTAATTTTACAGTCAAGCTCAcacgtttaaattttttacggCTATTTGTGTATTTTGGAAAGATAATAAATGCAAATTTCATGCCATTTAGAAATATACGCATGACGCAAGAACGCTTTGAGCACTTACTGAGTTTGGTTGGACCGCGAATTACCAAACCAAACACGACGATGAGAGAAGCTATCAGTGCAGCTGAAAGACTAACACTGACGCTCCGGTATTTAGCAGGATTGTGCAACAAGTTAAAACTGTTACAGTACGTTGGCGAAGTTTGGACGACGGCCTTTCGCTTCGGTAATTTAAACATACCTGAGGAAAGTCCTGCCATCTTTTGCTACGTCTTCCCATGCGTTCTTTTTCGTATTATTATCTTTAAATTCTTGGCATGATTTATCGTAAAGTACCGGGAAACGTCTCACCGCCTCTGCAATTTTTTCGTCTAAGGaagccgccatgttgtttgTCGAATTGTATTCGGAGGACCTGAGAACAAGCACTTTTATTGGTTTATTCTTCCGCTTCCGCTTCTGACTCCGACGATGCAGTTTTCACTAGATCGTAAGTGACGGAGTCATAAGCGGAATCGGAAGAAAATGGAAACGTTCTGATTCTTCCAACTCCGATTCCGTCGAGCTTATGACTCCGCTTACGACtccgtttttttattttcactagGTCATAAGCACTCTTACGACTCCGACTACGACTCCGACTCCGACTCCGTCGCTAATGAAAACCAGCCTTTAAACTCCTATTACAAGTGCGATAACAACCACGAGAAGCCCGGGGTTGagagattgtatgtaaacgcgggctatttttcactgatttttttccacaggctgtaaatgttttcataactttatCATTTGAATGTATTCTGTTTGACTGACTTGCTGTTTATTTAACATATGTTTGAACTCGTAAACAAATGTTCATAATTGTGGCAGGTATGCAGCTTTAAGATGTCAGGCTGGTTGCGTCCGGCAGCTGAACAGCTTCCTCAAATGAATTATTGATTTATCTGCGTCTCTTTGTACGTATACTTTAGCATTTCTAAAAGATTTTTGCCCCACTTTGAGCCAGTTGTAAAATTTCGCTTTGGGTCCATTTAGAGACAATGGAGATACAATTGGAGCAATTAGCATTGTTTGAAAGTGATGAAATACTCTTTTCGTCGGTAAAGAGCGAGGGCCGCGTTTGCATATCAAAAGAGCCAGTACTAACTAATTATACTAACCAGCTCATTATGGCAGCCCGCGCAGCATTGACATGTCAGGCTGATAGCATCTGCTGAACTATTTCCTCAAATAAATCATTGATTCATCTATGTCTCTTTGTATGAATGTTAGAGcatttctaaaaattaaaagatttttgCCGAACTTTGAGCCATTTACCATTTAACTACAAAACTATATGCCTATCCAGATATGTTCGAatgctttatttgtttattaaaaattgtGTTGCGTATTAACATCGGGCATCATTTTCCTGCATGCCACCTCGTGTCAAAAAAACAAACGTTCGATAAATGTTCGAAGATTCGAATAAAGTTCTATCTTAAGTCAGAGAAAACGTCAGTGTTTAGTACTTTGAATCTTTACAGCCACAATATTTCACAAGCTATCTTTCTTCGTTCACTCGTCGTACAATTCAACATTTCCATTTGAGTTTCCCCAGCTAGAATAGGAATTGGTCGCTTATTATTTCAACCCCCCTTTTGACCAACTACGTTTCTAAACTGCCTTCGCCACATCAACTAACCAAAAGAAATACATAACCGTTGAAACGAATTTAGTCTTAAAAACGGTCTGAGTTCCAAGTTATTCACGTATTAATTACAAAACGTCAGAATGCTTTTTAATTACTTACTTTCATCTAAAATTTTCTTCGCGCAAGTCTTGTCTTCCCGACGATATGTAAAGCCGGTAGAACTGCAATTTGAACTTTAAAAATTTCGACGATTCCACTGTTTAAAAAAGCGGCTTTTACTTGGGGCAGAAGAGCACAGACACGTCATCACAATAGAATGTGCTGCGCATGAAATTAATCACCTCAGAGTAACTTTGAAACGTGAAAATGTGTGATGTGTGATTAGCTTACTTGCAGGTAGTGTGGAAGTGAGGAAATATGCAAATACCAAATATGTAAAAGCCAAGAAAGCGTTCAGCAATTCATTTTATAGCTCATATCATCCTTTATCCAATTTCACGAggtgtgaaattaaaaaatctatttCGTGTATGACAGAGTCTATGAAAATTTCTCAATTACGTGCAATAATCTGAAATTACAGCTAGGACGGATATGACGTGCCAAttaagggaaaaattaaaatagttttaagaaaaattgagaTCTCACGAAACATAATATGATCCAATCGAATGACATTTCTTCCTTTCAAAGTGGAGGTTTCCATGGTTTCCAGTCTCTCTTAATTCCCAAAGAATACAAACGTCCTCGTCAATTGCCCAAAGTTTAAACAGCATTTGAAATCCACCTGTACTAGCTTGTGGGTAAATTAATGTATATGTATACCGCTTTGAAGCTCGGTTGTTTGGATAATTCTTCCACGTAAGTGGCATCGAAACTTGAATATCAATTTCAAAGAATACAGTCGCACGTACTGACAATTTAAGTGGTTGGGGCccttgtaattaaaaaaaaaaaaaaaaaaaactcgacaGTCTCAACTTGTGTATTCTAATATATGTATGACAAACGGTCGTTTAATATTTAACGGTGTCAAGTTTCAGCCCAGATTTTAAAGGTCGTTCGaaagagggggtgggggggggggggagagggggttcGTGGCAT from Pocillopora verrucosa isolate sample1 chromosome 8, ASM3666991v2, whole genome shotgun sequence includes these protein-coding regions:
- the LOC131792482 gene encoding beta-1,4-N-acetylgalactosaminyltransferase 3, giving the protein MALWRIFGRRLFSKRRLTVGAIVASLPFIGYLMLLSPSRRLSYSFSANEHNLLSTASATKQIWNQTIMAEIPTTGSINLTTAPMTAAVTTDKVQVMNVVSRPPGRLEVHMWTEICGTTVEMLRNWPHFPYFPDARSYISDFHDVHARGSKNNGERVFGFIHPAVHGDYKFAISSDDTSELWLSQNEDPGSSEMIARVYSPRQSAWTEEGDYKKYPEQISKEFTLFAGKKYYVEALMKQGSGAAHLAVYWSYNNATFEIITSKYLSTYPYTHESMIPVHAGKRDNTSLQKKYSLYDFNRLPLLNRQEYVDLFPSCSYNPSFLVRKKLKRYEGVWNTRRSNVFPQDSTDMSNRGPKHQWSFPNLLIDGNVVQFVVDRFVNALKFERDYYLKKIHKVIHKPDPKKGDRFLLNLELGSMHNNKSYRLSEHVYRTQESEKLCLPEGMKWNNSAMVYFILPVKDQGKWVHHFINELTAASLLTRDTNFHVIIIDFESKDIDMVKAFNTPLLHSRHTIISLTGKFYKTLALNKAVAQVPNANDIIFLYDLHIDVPPDIMDSVRMNTIAGKLAYFPIVGRLDCQSSSVDHKGFWQLDGYGLLAIYKSDWEKFGGMNAEEYKFKWGGEDWDLLDRVLMLPIEVERLRQPGLYHHYHTKTKMWS